One window of Quercus robur chromosome 5, dhQueRobu3.1, whole genome shotgun sequence genomic DNA carries:
- the LOC126726524 gene encoding uncharacterized protein LOC126726524: protein MAAAAHFSLFQRLFRPESAVSACFGGRFGCIGSRFHRNRPVLARIGANLAELARIKKKKKRESWRVRRRTPRRTLVRRPWSRISAFLVEGACGWINFLAEGSIGENVLLRGSGLLLGQTIWKFYTFLGPNLGGQFLKYHYEDGNGTYLWQDSWHLGPLLLKYVPRISNDSQYCECKGLISSQWRKLKLAPSKVCGFSSYSGQVFLGKP, encoded by the exons ATGGCAGCCGCTGCCCATTTCAGCCTGTTTCAGCGGCTGTTTCGGCCGGAATCGGCCGTATCGGCCTGTTTCGGTGGCCGTTTCGGCTGTATCGGTTCCCGTTTCCATCGGAATCGGCCCGTTTTGGCCCGAATTGGTGCGAATTTGGCCGAGTTGGcgcgaataaaaaaaaaaaaaaaaagggagagttGGCGAGTCAGACGCCGGACGCCGCGTCGAACTCTGGTACGACGACCTTGGAGCCGCATCAGTGCTTTCTTGGTGGAGGGTGCCTGTGGTTGGATCAATTTTTTAGCAGAG GGGAGCATTGGTGAAAATGTACTTTTAAGGGGATCTGGACTCTTACTTGGACAGACCATATGGAAGTTTTACACTTTTTTAGGCCCCAATTTAGGTGGACAATTTCTCAAATATCATTATGAAGATGGGAATGGTACTTATCTTTGGCAGGATAGTTGGCATCTTGGTCCTCTGTTGCTTAAATATGTACCTCGGATCAGCAATGACAGTCAGTACTGTGAATGCAAAGGCCTCATCAGCTCACAATGGAGGAAACTAAAGTTGGCACCCAGCAAGGTTTGTGGCTTTAGTTCATATTCAGGGCAAGTGTTTTTAGGCAAACCTTGA